One genomic region from Deltaproteobacteria bacterium encodes:
- a CDS encoding sugar ABC transporter permease, with protein MEYLILGFPVSRWIVVFIGLLVILFILRQIPSQTRERHIKVLLLAPAIVWIVGMVIYPLFYALYISFLHKGAGVTTSFAGLSNYSRVFRDYKFWASVRFTAIFVAVAVSVELGLGLIMAILVNREIKGKRFFRLVFLLPLFTPPVALGFLAFTLVFETGPLNSFLSLFGMGPVAWTADPKVAPFTIILLDIWEWTPFCFLVILAGLQLVPEDLAEAAYLDTNSDLEVFRRVTFPFLRPAFLTALMLRLIEALKLFDVPYALTYGGPGLATESYSIFTYKTALKHFTLGRGAALAFLFLLAILILFSLLFRISRFTEVYE; from the coding sequence ATGGAATATCTCATACTCGGGTTTCCGGTTTCACGGTGGATCGTGGTCTTTATCGGCCTGCTGGTTATCCTCTTCATCCTTCGTCAGATACCGAGTCAGACAAGGGAGAGACACATAAAGGTCCTGCTCCTGGCTCCGGCCATTGTCTGGATCGTGGGAATGGTCATCTATCCACTCTTCTACGCCCTGTATATCAGCTTTCTCCACAAGGGGGCCGGGGTGACCACCTCCTTTGCCGGTCTCTCGAACTACTCTAGGGTTTTTCGAGATTACAAGTTCTGGGCCTCGGTCCGGTTCACCGCGATTTTTGTCGCCGTGGCAGTAAGCGTGGAGCTCGGGCTGGGCCTGATCATGGCCATCCTGGTCAACCGCGAGATCAAGGGAAAGCGGTTTTTCAGGCTGGTATTCCTGCTGCCGCTTTTCACACCCCCCGTGGCCCTGGGGTTTCTAGCCTTTACCCTGGTCTTCGAGACCGGCCCCCTCAACAGTTTTCTCTCCCTCTTTGGTATGGGGCCTGTGGCCTGGACAGCCGACCCCAAGGTGGCCCCCTTCACGATCATCCTGCTCGACATATGGGAATGGACCCCGTTCTGTTTTCTGGTCATTCTGGCGGGTCTCCAGCTGGTACCCGAGGATCTGGCCGAGGCGGCCTATCTCGACACGAACTCCGATTTGGAGGTTTTTCGCCGTGTGACCTTCCCATTTCTCCGCCCGGCCTTTCTGACCGCGCTGATGTTGCGCCTCATAGAAGCCTTGAAACTCTTCGACGTGCCCTATGCCCTCACATACGGAGGGCCGGGCTTGGCAACTGAGAGTTATTCGATTTTTACATACAAGACGGCTCTCAAGCACTTCACCCTGGGCCGAGGGGCGGCTCTGGCTTTTCTCTTTCTCCTTGCGATCCTGATTCTCTTTTCGCTCCTCTTCAGGATCAGCCGGTTCACCGAGGTCTACGAATGA
- a CDS encoding carbohydrate ABC transporter permease codes for MYSGRSSRPTSILVYAVLILLSIWAVFPFYWVIVTSFKHPKDTLGTKLIPFVDYQPTLENWKQEIGRRWPELSKGLKNSLSIAVTTSLLTLFLGSMAGFSLARYRFRRWSNKNILIFFLSQRMLPPVVLVIPFLLMFKAARLVDSQLALILVNTTINLPFVVLIMRDIFREIPPELDEAARVEGCSSFAIFYKVALPLAGSGLVAAGILVFAFTWNEYLFALSLAYQRAVTIPLQIAGTGNVQGVQFWITSVRGLVAVLPPVVLALSVQRFIVRGLTFGALKG; via the coding sequence ATGTACAGTGGTAGATCGAGCAGGCCGACATCCATCCTTGTCTATGCGGTTCTGATCCTCTTGAGCATCTGGGCCGTTTTTCCCTTTTACTGGGTGATTGTGACCTCCTTCAAGCATCCCAAGGACACGCTGGGGACGAAGCTCATTCCCTTTGTTGACTATCAACCCACCCTGGAGAACTGGAAACAGGAGATCGGCAGGCGCTGGCCGGAGCTTTCAAAGGGGCTCAAGAACAGCCTCTCAATTGCCGTGACGACCTCTCTGCTCACCCTGTTCCTGGGGAGCATGGCCGGGTTCAGTCTGGCCAGGTATCGTTTCCGGAGGTGGAGCAACAAGAATATACTGATCTTTTTCCTCTCCCAGAGAATGCTGCCTCCCGTGGTTCTCGTCATCCCCTTCCTGCTCATGTTCAAGGCTGCCAGGCTGGTGGACTCCCAACTCGCCCTCATCCTGGTCAATACGACTATCAACCTCCCTTTCGTTGTGCTCATCATGCGCGACATCTTCAGGGAGATCCCGCCCGAGTTGGATGAGGCGGCCCGTGTCGAGGGATGCAGCAGCTTTGCCATCTTCTACAAGGTGGCTCTCCCACTGGCCGGTTCCGGTCTTGTAGCGGCGGGGATCCTCGTCTTTGCCTTTACCTGGAACGAATACCTCTTTGCCTTGAGTCTGGCCTACCAGCGGGCTGTGACGATTCCCCTCCAGATCGCCGGTACGGGAAATGTCCAGGGGGTTCAGTTCTGGATCACATCGGTGCGCGGTCTGGTGGCAGTCCTCCCTCCGGTCGTCCTGGCTCTCTCTGTCCAGCGTTTCATAGTGCGGGGGCTGACCTTCGGAGCCCTGAAGGGCTGA
- a CDS encoding extracellular solute-binding protein, with the protein MKRFGFGFLALFALCLALVLSTPVAAGNRPFEGVTINIGVLAAGQRGAISGALYQWRPQWEEMTGAKLNIIEVPIAQIREKIMTDLYTGAGGFDGFDGPVWLMGDLVKGDFLVPIEKWMNDPRFPKWNPDDVVEPQRSIHFWKGVRYLASNDYDCHTLIYRKDILTDPKWQEAFKKEKGYAYHVPPRTWEELADVAEFFNGKDWNGDGKPDHGISQSWKKGEQAMWHFFSLASAYMIVPGAEEGRVTDASNAYWFDPEDMRPLINEPGYVRAMEMAVRLYKAGSPAQAGWGLGEMWGDFLAGNAIFNYGYGDHGALVQEEERSKVKGKIGCSILPGTKEVWNAATKKWVKMDKPNFVVNTIGPSWSIFIFKQTKHPEAVYHLAAFHARSDVHFWNVTHGFTGINMGTYTEFFKDHGGQATVDSWVESGWNRNDAIEYEKAFYENYFMGKVWLPNLRIPGTFQYVDALDEQLQAAITGQLSPKKALDRCAQDWEDITDQLGRSEQLRYFREDVGYTK; encoded by the coding sequence ATGAAGAGATTTGGATTCGGATTCTTGGCCTTGTTTGCCCTCTGTCTGGCGTTGGTGCTCTCGACACCGGTTGCGGCGGGCAACAGACCCTTTGAGGGCGTCACCATCAACATCGGGGTTCTGGCCGCGGGCCAAAGGGGAGCCATCTCTGGAGCACTCTACCAGTGGCGGCCCCAGTGGGAGGAGATGACCGGTGCCAAGCTCAATATTATCGAGGTTCCCATCGCTCAGATCCGTGAAAAGATCATGACCGACCTCTACACGGGAGCAGGGGGATTCGACGGCTTTGACGGCCCGGTCTGGTTGATGGGGGATCTGGTCAAGGGCGATTTTCTGGTTCCCATCGAGAAATGGATGAACGACCCCCGATTCCCCAAATGGAATCCCGATGATGTGGTAGAGCCCCAGCGCTCGATCCACTTCTGGAAAGGGGTTCGCTATCTTGCCTCCAACGACTACGACTGCCATACCCTGATCTATCGAAAAGACATTCTTACCGATCCGAAATGGCAGGAGGCCTTCAAGAAAGAGAAGGGATACGCCTACCATGTGCCTCCCCGAACCTGGGAGGAACTGGCCGATGTTGCGGAGTTTTTCAACGGCAAGGATTGGAACGGCGACGGCAAGCCGGACCACGGGATCTCCCAGTCCTGGAAGAAGGGGGAGCAGGCCATGTGGCACTTCTTCTCCCTCGCCTCGGCCTATATGATAGTTCCAGGAGCCGAGGAGGGTCGTGTGACCGACGCGAGCAACGCCTACTGGTTCGACCCCGAGGATATGAGGCCGCTGATCAACGAGCCCGGCTATGTGCGGGCCATGGAGATGGCCGTTCGCCTGTACAAGGCCGGTTCCCCTGCCCAGGCAGGCTGGGGACTGGGCGAGATGTGGGGGGATTTTCTGGCAGGCAATGCCATCTTCAACTACGGCTATGGCGACCACGGCGCCCTGGTCCAGGAAGAGGAACGGTCCAAGGTAAAGGGGAAGATAGGCTGCAGCATCCTTCCGGGGACCAAGGAGGTCTGGAACGCCGCCACCAAGAAGTGGGTGAAGATGGACAAACCGAATTTCGTTGTCAACACGATCGGGCCCTCCTGGAGCATCTTTATTTTCAAGCAGACCAAGCATCCGGAGGCCGTCTATCACCTGGCCGCCTTCCATGCCCGGAGTGATGTCCATTTCTGGAACGTTACCCATGGGTTCACGGGGATCAACATGGGAACCTACACCGAGTTCTTCAAGGACCACGGAGGCCAGGCGACGGTCGACAGTTGGGTCGAGTCCGGCTGGAACCGCAACGATGCGATTGAGTACGAGAAAGCCTTCTACGAGAACTACTTCATGGGCAAGGTCTGGCTGCCCAACCTGAGAATCCCCGGTACCTTCCAGTACGTGGATGCCCTGGATGAACAGTTACAGGCAGCCATCACCGGGCAGCTCAGCCCCAAAAAGGCCCTCGATCGCTGTGCTCAGGACTGGGAGGACATCACGGATCAACTGGGAAGATCCGAGCAGCTCAGGTACTTCAGGGAAGACGTAGGCTACACGAAGTAG
- a CDS encoding zinc-binding dehydrogenase gives MKALVKYARGEGNMEIREVPEPSPDANQVKIEVKGAGICGSDLHIYHDEIDIPIRTPVVVGHEFCGVIVEVGSGVSDWHVGDRVTGETAFSVCERCEYCRTGNYNLCTERKGIGFWFNGAFTKYVVIPDKRLHRLPDNVDFVSGALCEPLSVVIHGAIELSRIDPGDTVLVSGMGAIGLLAAQVARSEGARVIISGTSQDAKRFDLARSLGFEECVNVEQEDLTGILETATRGRGVDVVLECSGAPEAARVGLEVIKKQGVYAQIGLFGMPFEINFEKIAYKELRVSGCFSQRWTAWERSLKLLERGVVKTRPLVTDILPIERWEEGYRKFETKESTKVVLIPQ, from the coding sequence TCAGGTCAAGATCGAGGTCAAGGGAGCCGGCATCTGCGGCTCGGACCTCCACATATACCACGACGAGATAGACATTCCCATAAGGACCCCTGTGGTTGTGGGCCATGAGTTCTGCGGGGTGATCGTAGAGGTCGGATCAGGCGTCTCCGACTGGCACGTGGGCGACAGGGTGACAGGTGAGACGGCTTTCTCGGTGTGCGAGCGGTGTGAGTACTGCCGCACCGGAAACTACAACCTCTGCACCGAACGGAAGGGGATAGGCTTCTGGTTCAACGGGGCCTTTACCAAGTACGTCGTTATCCCGGACAAGAGGCTCCACAGACTCCCGGACAACGTGGATTTTGTCTCCGGTGCACTCTGTGAGCCCCTCTCTGTGGTGATCCACGGGGCCATCGAACTCTCCCGCATCGACCCGGGAGACACGGTTCTGGTTTCGGGAATGGGTGCTATCGGGCTACTGGCCGCCCAGGTTGCAAGGTCAGAAGGGGCGAGGGTGATCATTTCCGGAACCTCGCAGGATGCGAAGCGCTTCGATCTGGCCAGGTCTCTCGGGTTCGAGGAGTGCGTGAACGTGGAACAGGAGGATCTGACGGGAATTCTGGAGACGGCTACCCGCGGCAGAGGAGTGGACGTGGTGCTTGAGTGTTCCGGGGCTCCTGAGGCTGCCAGAGTCGGGCTGGAGGTGATCAAGAAGCAGGGTGTTTACGCACAGATCGGCCTTTTCGGAATGCCCTTCGAGATCAATTTCGAGAAGATAGCATACAAGGAGCTCCGGGTGAGCGGATGTTTCAGCCAGCGGTGGACGGCCTGGGAGAGGTCTCTCAAACTGCTGGAAAGGGGCGTCGTGAAGACCAGACCTCTGGTGACCGATATCCTGCCAATCGAGAGGTGGGAGGAGGGGTACCGCAAGTTTGAGACCAAGGAGAGCACAAAGGTCGTGCTGATACCTCAGTAG
- a CDS encoding RpiB/LacA/LacB family sugar-phosphate isomerase, which yields MKTIAIGCDPNAAELKEVIKKHLNDLGYEWEDYGSEDPIYANVAIRVAEAVASGKHDRAILICGTGIGMCIAANKVPGAYAALCANAYSTERSRKSNNANIMTLGSQVTGVELAKSLVTIWMNSEYTPGGRSEPKIQRIYEYAREHQK from the coding sequence ATGAAGACCATAGCCATCGGATGCGACCCCAACGCTGCTGAACTCAAGGAGGTGATAAAGAAACACCTCAACGATCTCGGCTACGAGTGGGAGGACTACGGAAGCGAGGATCCCATTTACGCAAACGTCGCGATCAGGGTCGCTGAAGCAGTGGCATCGGGAAAACACGATCGTGCCATTCTCATCTGCGGCACCGGGATCGGCATGTGCATCGCGGCGAACAAGGTGCCGGGAGCCTATGCCGCCCTCTGCGCCAATGCATACTCGACAGAGCGGTCCAGAAAGAGCAACAACGCCAACATCATGACCCTCGGCTCCCAGGTGACCGGGGTTGAGCTTGCCAAGAGCCTGGTCACGATCTGGATGAATTCGGAATATACCCCGGGAGGAAGGTCAGAGCCGAAGATCCAGAGGATATACGAATACGCCAGGGAGCACCAGAAGTAG